A section of the Oreochromis niloticus isolate F11D_XX linkage group LG9, O_niloticus_UMD_NMBU, whole genome shotgun sequence genome encodes:
- the LOC100691217 gene encoding pyruvate dehydrogenase E1 component subunit alpha, mitochondrial isoform X2, with translation MKTMLAIISNALCRMTGRNAGAQTVSEGARVVVSRSFADFTPQATFDIKKCDLHRLEEGPPVKAELTREQGLQYYRTMQTVRRMELKADQLYKQKIIRGFCHLYDGQEACAAGIEAAINPSDHLITAYRAHGYTYTRGVSVKEILAELTGRRGGVAKGKGGSMHMYAPHFYGGNGIVGAQVPLGAGIALACQYQGNNQVCVTLYGDGAANQGQLFESYNMAALWKLPCIFICENNKYGMGTSVERAAASTDYYKRGDFIPGLRVDGMDVLCVREATQFAADHCRAGKGPIIMELQTYRYHGHSMSDPGVSYRTREEIQEVRSKSDPISMLKERMLSHNMASVEEFKEIDIEIRKQVEEATQFATSDPEPPLEELCNHIFSKNPPLEVRGTSPWSKLKSVS, from the exons GGAGCCAGAGTCGTCGTCTCCCGCTCCTTCGCTGACTTCACCCCCCAGGCGACCTTTGACATCAAG AAATGCGACCTGCATCGCCTGGAGGAGGGGCCCCCGGTGAAGGCGGAGCTGACCAGGGAGCAGGGCCTGCAGTATTACCGCACCATGCAGACGGTGAGGCGCATGGAGCTCAAAGCTGACCAGCTCTACAAGCAGAAGATCATCCGAGGCTTCTGTCACCTATACGACGGACAG GAAGCGTGTGCTGCAGGCATCGAGGCCGCCATCAACCCCTCGGACCACCTGATCACTGCGTACCGCGCCCACGGGTACACCTACACCCGCGGTGTCTCTGTTAAAGAGATCCTGGCCGAGCTCACAG GTCGTAGAGGGGGCGTGGCTAAAGGGAAAGGGGGCTCAATGCACATGTACGCTCCACATTTCTATGGCGGCAATGGCATCGTGGGCGCACAA GTACCTTTGGGAGCAGGCATCGCTCTCGCCTGCCAGTACCAAGGCAACAACCAGGTGTGCGTTACGCTCTATGGAGACGGAGCAGCCAATCAG GGCCAGCTCTTTGAGTCTTACAACATGGCCGCTCTATGGAAGCTGCCGTGCATCTTCATCTGCGAGAACAACAAGTACGGCATGGGGACATCGGTGGAGAGAGCTGCAGCCAGCACAGACTACTACAAGAGGGGAGACTTCATACCTGGACTCAGA GTGGATGGGATGGATGTCCTGTGCGTCAGAGAGGCCACACAGTTTGCTGCAGATCACTGCAGAGCTGGAAAG GGTCCCATCATAATGGAGCTGCAGACCTACCGTTACCATGGACACAGCATGAGTGACCCAGGTGTCAG CTACCGTACCCGCGAGGAGATTCAGGAGGTCCGTAGTAAGAGCGACCCCATCTCCATGCTGAAGGAGCGCATGCTCAGCCACAACATGGCGTCTGTAGAGGAGTTCAAG GAAATCGACATAGAGATCCGTAAGCAGGTGGAGGAGGCGACTCAGTTCGCCACCTCGGACCCGGAGCCGCCGCTGGAAGAGTTATGCAACCACATCTTCTCCAAGAACCCGCCGCTGGAGGTGCGCGGGACAAGCCCCTGGTCCAAGCTCAAGTCTGTCAGCTAG
- the LOC100691217 gene encoding pyruvate dehydrogenase E1 component subunit alpha, mitochondrial isoform X1 yields the protein MKTMLAIISNALCRMTGRNAGAQTVSELLTDLSEFVDLTSPAAPASAQTQRLPPKPPPTAVSTRAAAALLVSGCADRPGARVVVSRSFADFTPQATFDIKKCDLHRLEEGPPVKAELTREQGLQYYRTMQTVRRMELKADQLYKQKIIRGFCHLYDGQEACAAGIEAAINPSDHLITAYRAHGYTYTRGVSVKEILAELTGRRGGVAKGKGGSMHMYAPHFYGGNGIVGAQVPLGAGIALACQYQGNNQVCVTLYGDGAANQGQLFESYNMAALWKLPCIFICENNKYGMGTSVERAAASTDYYKRGDFIPGLRVDGMDVLCVREATQFAADHCRAGKGPIIMELQTYRYHGHSMSDPGVSYRTREEIQEVRSKSDPISMLKERMLSHNMASVEEFKEIDIEIRKQVEEATQFATSDPEPPLEELCNHIFSKNPPLEVRGTSPWSKLKSVS from the exons CTACTGACTGACCTGTCAGAGTTTGTTGATCTAACGTCGCCGGCGGCACCTGCCTCTGCACAGACCCAGCGGCTTCCACCTAAACCGCCTCCAACAGCAGTCAGTACTAGAGCAGCGGCTGCGCTGTTAGTTAGTGGCTGCGCTGACAGACCA GGAGCCAGAGTCGTCGTCTCCCGCTCCTTCGCTGACTTCACCCCCCAGGCGACCTTTGACATCAAG AAATGCGACCTGCATCGCCTGGAGGAGGGGCCCCCGGTGAAGGCGGAGCTGACCAGGGAGCAGGGCCTGCAGTATTACCGCACCATGCAGACGGTGAGGCGCATGGAGCTCAAAGCTGACCAGCTCTACAAGCAGAAGATCATCCGAGGCTTCTGTCACCTATACGACGGACAG GAAGCGTGTGCTGCAGGCATCGAGGCCGCCATCAACCCCTCGGACCACCTGATCACTGCGTACCGCGCCCACGGGTACACCTACACCCGCGGTGTCTCTGTTAAAGAGATCCTGGCCGAGCTCACAG GTCGTAGAGGGGGCGTGGCTAAAGGGAAAGGGGGCTCAATGCACATGTACGCTCCACATTTCTATGGCGGCAATGGCATCGTGGGCGCACAA GTACCTTTGGGAGCAGGCATCGCTCTCGCCTGCCAGTACCAAGGCAACAACCAGGTGTGCGTTACGCTCTATGGAGACGGAGCAGCCAATCAG GGCCAGCTCTTTGAGTCTTACAACATGGCCGCTCTATGGAAGCTGCCGTGCATCTTCATCTGCGAGAACAACAAGTACGGCATGGGGACATCGGTGGAGAGAGCTGCAGCCAGCACAGACTACTACAAGAGGGGAGACTTCATACCTGGACTCAGA GTGGATGGGATGGATGTCCTGTGCGTCAGAGAGGCCACACAGTTTGCTGCAGATCACTGCAGAGCTGGAAAG GGTCCCATCATAATGGAGCTGCAGACCTACCGTTACCATGGACACAGCATGAGTGACCCAGGTGTCAG CTACCGTACCCGCGAGGAGATTCAGGAGGTCCGTAGTAAGAGCGACCCCATCTCCATGCTGAAGGAGCGCATGCTCAGCCACAACATGGCGTCTGTAGAGGAGTTCAAG GAAATCGACATAGAGATCCGTAAGCAGGTGGAGGAGGCGACTCAGTTCGCCACCTCGGACCCGGAGCCGCCGCTGGAAGAGTTATGCAACCACATCTTCTCCAAGAACCCGCCGCTGGAGGTGCGCGGGACAAGCCCCTGGTCCAAGCTCAAGTCTGTCAGCTAG
- the LOC100691217 gene encoding pyruvate dehydrogenase E1 component subunit alpha, mitochondrial isoform X3, which yields MKTMLAIISNALCRMTGRNAGARVVVSRSFADFTPQATFDIKKCDLHRLEEGPPVKAELTREQGLQYYRTMQTVRRMELKADQLYKQKIIRGFCHLYDGQEACAAGIEAAINPSDHLITAYRAHGYTYTRGVSVKEILAELTGRRGGVAKGKGGSMHMYAPHFYGGNGIVGAQVPLGAGIALACQYQGNNQVCVTLYGDGAANQGQLFESYNMAALWKLPCIFICENNKYGMGTSVERAAASTDYYKRGDFIPGLRVDGMDVLCVREATQFAADHCRAGKGPIIMELQTYRYHGHSMSDPGVSYRTREEIQEVRSKSDPISMLKERMLSHNMASVEEFKEIDIEIRKQVEEATQFATSDPEPPLEELCNHIFSKNPPLEVRGTSPWSKLKSVS from the exons GGAGCCAGAGTCGTCGTCTCCCGCTCCTTCGCTGACTTCACCCCCCAGGCGACCTTTGACATCAAG AAATGCGACCTGCATCGCCTGGAGGAGGGGCCCCCGGTGAAGGCGGAGCTGACCAGGGAGCAGGGCCTGCAGTATTACCGCACCATGCAGACGGTGAGGCGCATGGAGCTCAAAGCTGACCAGCTCTACAAGCAGAAGATCATCCGAGGCTTCTGTCACCTATACGACGGACAG GAAGCGTGTGCTGCAGGCATCGAGGCCGCCATCAACCCCTCGGACCACCTGATCACTGCGTACCGCGCCCACGGGTACACCTACACCCGCGGTGTCTCTGTTAAAGAGATCCTGGCCGAGCTCACAG GTCGTAGAGGGGGCGTGGCTAAAGGGAAAGGGGGCTCAATGCACATGTACGCTCCACATTTCTATGGCGGCAATGGCATCGTGGGCGCACAA GTACCTTTGGGAGCAGGCATCGCTCTCGCCTGCCAGTACCAAGGCAACAACCAGGTGTGCGTTACGCTCTATGGAGACGGAGCAGCCAATCAG GGCCAGCTCTTTGAGTCTTACAACATGGCCGCTCTATGGAAGCTGCCGTGCATCTTCATCTGCGAGAACAACAAGTACGGCATGGGGACATCGGTGGAGAGAGCTGCAGCCAGCACAGACTACTACAAGAGGGGAGACTTCATACCTGGACTCAGA GTGGATGGGATGGATGTCCTGTGCGTCAGAGAGGCCACACAGTTTGCTGCAGATCACTGCAGAGCTGGAAAG GGTCCCATCATAATGGAGCTGCAGACCTACCGTTACCATGGACACAGCATGAGTGACCCAGGTGTCAG CTACCGTACCCGCGAGGAGATTCAGGAGGTCCGTAGTAAGAGCGACCCCATCTCCATGCTGAAGGAGCGCATGCTCAGCCACAACATGGCGTCTGTAGAGGAGTTCAAG GAAATCGACATAGAGATCCGTAAGCAGGTGGAGGAGGCGACTCAGTTCGCCACCTCGGACCCGGAGCCGCCGCTGGAAGAGTTATGCAACCACATCTTCTCCAAGAACCCGCCGCTGGAGGTGCGCGGGACAAGCCCCTGGTCCAAGCTCAAGTCTGTCAGCTAG